A portion of the Synechococcales cyanobacterium CNB genome contains these proteins:
- a CDS encoding glycosyltransferase: MPPVSVLLPVATDSARLSEAFASIARQTVADLDILVLLNGSDAATERLAFGLAASEPRARVIRVGPIANLSAALNAGLLHARHDLIARMDGDDACPPNRLAVQVARLEAEPGLAAVGCAWDIIDAEGRITATVHPPTDAQEMRWRLLLENPLAHGSMVMRRSAVMAAGGYDPRRSRAQDYDLWLRLVAIAPIAAVPETLYTHRQRAGTSAFASSVEQARAAAELLAAWWSVLPAGDPGFVAGALAEAMACNDGPARSAEALAAHLRARVPTREALLAWLWLGWRFPPVERAAMDACRRSRVREVGAMLRAASVRRVRLWGAGAHTAWLLAHAHDLGVEIAGLVDDRLAGHARHGLTVAPPAALRPGEHVLISTDSAEEVVWRVSLPHRQRGVVVWRLYGENEGEPHRASHTPVPHAA, encoded by the coding sequence ATGCCGCCCGTCAGCGTGCTGCTTCCGGTCGCCACCGACTCCGCCCGGCTCTCCGAGGCGTTCGCCAGCATCGCCCGCCAGACCGTCGCGGACCTGGACATCCTCGTCCTGCTCAACGGCTCCGACGCGGCGACAGAACGGCTTGCGTTCGGGCTTGCGGCATCGGAGCCTCGCGCAAGAGTGATTCGCGTCGGGCCGATCGCAAACCTCTCGGCCGCGCTGAATGCCGGCCTGCTGCACGCCCGCCACGACCTGATCGCGCGCATGGACGGTGATGACGCCTGCCCGCCAAACCGCCTGGCGGTGCAGGTCGCGCGTCTGGAGGCGGAGCCGGGGCTGGCTGCGGTCGGGTGCGCGTGGGATATCATCGACGCCGAGGGGCGCATCACAGCGACCGTCCATCCCCCGACCGATGCTCAGGAGATGCGATGGCGGCTGCTGCTGGAGAACCCGCTGGCGCACGGGTCGATGGTGATGCGTCGCTCGGCGGTGATGGCAGCGGGCGGGTATGACCCGCGTCGCTCGCGTGCCCAGGACTACGACCTTTGGCTTCGCCTCGTCGCGATAGCGCCGATAGCGGCGGTACCCGAGACGCTCTACACCCACCGCCAGCGAGCAGGCACGTCGGCGTTCGCGTCGTCCGTGGAACAGGCCCGCGCTGCGGCGGAGCTGCTGGCCGCGTGGTGGAGCGTGCTGCCGGCGGGGGATCCGGGGTTCGTCGCCGGCGCGCTCGCCGAGGCGATGGCGTGCAACGACGGCCCGGCGCGTTCGGCCGAGGCTCTCGCCGCCCATCTGCGCGCCCGCGTCCCGACGCGCGAGGCCCTGCTCGCCTGGCTCTGGCTGGGGTGGCGATTCCCGCCCGTCGAGCGTGCCGCCATGGATGCGTGCCGGCGGAGCCGGGTGCGCGAGGTCGGCGCGATGCTGCGTGCCGCGAGCGTTCGCCGGGTCCGACTCTGGGGGGCGGGTGCGCACACGGCGTGGCTGCTGGCGCACGCCCACGACTTGGGCGTCGAGATCGCGGGCCTGGTGGACGACCGTCTCGCGGGGCATGCCCGCCACGGCCTCACCGTCGCCCCCCCCGCCGCGCTCCGACCGGGTGAGCACGTCCTGATCTCCACCGACAGCGCGGAGGAGGTGGTGTGGCGCGTCTCGCTGCCGCACCGGCAACGCGGCGTCGTCGTCTGGAGGCTGTACGGCGAGAACGAGGGGGAGCCGCACCGTGCATCGCACACGCCGGTGCCGCACGCTGCCTGA
- a CDS encoding glycosyltransferase family 4 protein, giving the protein MSRPHVAVGLHRAHRVSGVTVSGSRLARLPSCPVTPMIVGAGVTIDDANATPLAGAPGLSLCAWSEGADPAAQVSALRSALLHAGARVVLPNDLVQGFVACSLLRHRGVRCAAWCHGNDLLARDLYERCLPLADAWRAVSGSVARTITAKEGGTLPCPIDVPPAPTPPNAPGPLRLLFAGWLDGMNKRVLDLGTLAERLHDRGVAFVLTVVGDGPSRAGLEHALRMHIAAGRARLLGPLHLDRMADLHRAHDALVLVSRAEGWPLVVMEAMAAARAVAITTGCGGAAELLRDGVEGVIVPIGAMDEMAGKLAALAQDRNMLVRMGEAAHAAARRSLDTRVLEPRLAAFFDEAARTPERSDDRSPDAIAARWGRMLGALELLGECSPRSLRALARSWLDDVGLPPRRETRDGIELEPGVTLSLRLPDQPTTADRLLLDAVERLTHRGAARIALYGAGRHTRRVRRAVERSPSIVAIIDDRAGEASGPPPTLFGRPVVTPCEASRLGVQAVVISSDEHEPLLLRRAGEWAGERPVVPLYALAG; this is encoded by the coding sequence ATGAGCCGGCCGCACGTCGCCGTCGGGCTGCATCGGGCCCACCGCGTGAGCGGAGTCACGGTGTCGGGCTCACGGCTGGCGCGCCTGCCGTCCTGCCCCGTCACCCCGATGATCGTCGGCGCGGGCGTGACGATCGACGACGCGAACGCGACGCCGCTGGCGGGCGCGCCGGGCCTCTCGCTCTGCGCGTGGTCCGAAGGCGCGGACCCCGCGGCGCAGGTGAGCGCACTGCGGAGCGCGCTCCTCCACGCGGGCGCTCGCGTCGTCCTGCCGAACGACCTTGTGCAGGGATTTGTGGCGTGCTCGCTCCTGAGGCATCGAGGCGTGCGCTGCGCGGCGTGGTGCCACGGCAACGACCTGCTCGCACGCGACCTCTACGAGCGATGCCTGCCCTTGGCCGACGCTTGGCGAGCCGTCAGCGGATCGGTCGCACGCACGATCACGGCCAAGGAGGGGGGCACCCTCCCGTGCCCGATCGACGTGCCTCCCGCACCCACGCCCCCGAACGCCCCCGGGCCGCTGCGGCTGCTCTTCGCGGGGTGGCTCGACGGGATGAACAAGCGCGTGCTCGACCTCGGCACGCTCGCGGAGCGCCTGCACGACCGGGGGGTGGCGTTCGTGCTGACGGTCGTGGGCGACGGGCCTTCACGCGCCGGGCTTGAGCACGCCCTGCGGATGCACATCGCGGCGGGGCGGGCGCGGCTCCTCGGCCCGCTGCACCTCGACCGCATGGCGGACCTGCACCGGGCGCACGATGCGCTCGTCCTGGTCAGCCGCGCTGAGGGGTGGCCGCTCGTGGTCATGGAGGCGATGGCCGCCGCCCGTGCCGTGGCCATCACCACGGGGTGCGGCGGCGCCGCGGAACTGCTGCGCGACGGCGTCGAGGGTGTCATCGTCCCGATCGGCGCAATGGACGAGATGGCCGGAAAACTGGCCGCCCTCGCGCAAGATCGCAACATGCTGGTCCGCATGGGCGAGGCCGCGCACGCCGCCGCCCGCCGTTCGCTCGATACCCGCGTGCTCGAACCGCGGCTCGCGGCGTTCTTCGACGAGGCTGCGCGAACGCCAGAGCGCTCCGACGATCGCTCGCCCGATGCGATCGCCGCACGGTGGGGTCGCATGCTCGGCGCGCTCGAACTGCTCGGAGAGTGTTCACCCCGCTCCCTCCGCGCGCTCGCAAGGTCGTGGCTCGATGATGTGGGACTCCCGCCGCGGCGCGAAACCAGGGACGGCATCGAACTCGAACCCGGCGTGACGCTCTCGCTCCGCCTGCCGGACCAGCCGACGACCGCCGACCGCCTGCTGCTGGACGCCGTCGAGCGCCTCACTCACCGCGGTGCGGCACGGATCGCGCTCTACGGCGCGGGCCGCCACACGCGTCGCGTGCGACGGGCCGTGGAACGCTCGCCCTCCATCGTGGCGATCATCGACGACCGCGCAGGGGAGGCGAGCGGCCCGCCTCCGACGCTCTTCGGCAGGCCGGTGGTCACACCGTGCGAAGCCTCACGCCTCGGCGTCCAAGCGGTGGTGATTTCAAGCGACGAGCACGAACCGCTGCTGCTCCGCCGCGCGGGCGAGTGGGCGGGCGAGCGACCGGTCGTCCCGCTCTACGCCTTGGCCGGGTAA